From Pseudomonas arsenicoxydans:
TCCAGCAGGTGTTCAGGCATGGCTCAATCCTCTGCGCTTTGGCCGTTGAAAGTGTCGCGCCAGGCCAGGAAGCGTTTTTCCAGTGCGGCGAGAATGCCGTCGCTCAGTTTGCCCAGCAGCGCCAATACGATAATCGCGGCCAGGACGATGTCCGGGCGTGACGTCTCGCGACCGTCACTGAGCAGATAACCCAGGCCTTTGGTCGCTGCGATCAGCTCGGCCGCCACCAGAAACATCCAGGCCAGGCTCATGCCGCTGCGCAACCCGGTGAACAGGCCGGGCAGGGCGGCTGGCAACAGGATCCGCCGGACCAGCCGACGGCGGCTGAAGCCGTACATCTGTCCGACTTCCACCAGTTTGCGATCAATGTCGCGAATCGCCGCGACGCCGTTGAGGTACACCGGAAAGAACGCGCCGATGGCGATCAGGACAATTTTCGAGGTCTCGTCGATGCCTAACCACAACAGCAAGAGTGGCACCCAGGCCAGGCTCGGAATCGAGCGCAGACCGGCGAATGTCGGCTCCAGATAGGCTTCAGCTTCGCGGCTCAAACCGACCCACGCGGCGAACACCAAGGCCAGGCTGGCGCCAATGGCAAAGCCCAGCAGCACTCGCAGCAGGCTGGCACTGATGTGTTTCCACAGCGCACCCTCGGCCAGATCACCGAGTGTCAACGCGACCTCGCTCGGCGCCGGCATTTGATACGACGGCAACCAGCCGATGCGCACGACCAATTCCAGTAGCAGGATGATCAACACCGGCAGGGCGAGGCCCTTGAGGCGCAGTTGCCAGGCACTGCTCAGGCGACGCGGTGTGGGTAATGCCAAGGGAGCGGGCAGGTCTTTGCTTTTGCTGGTCATGGAGGGCTCCGGTGACGATGAATCAAGATCAAGAGATCGCAGCCTCGTTTCACTCGACAGCTCCTACATGCGCCACGGTTTGCCTGGAACCGGTGTCGAGCAACTGATCGATTACCTGGTCGACATTGACCCCGCGACGAACCAGTTCTTCGGAAACCAGAATCGGCGCGGCCGCTTTGGAAGCGAGGACATCCTTGGCGGTCAATTGCGGGCTGCTCAGGTCGGTGCGCGACAGTTGCAGCTTGGCCACTTCCAGTGGCAGCCCGGATTCAGCGGCGAGCAATTTCGCCAGTTCGTCCGGGTTTTTCACCGCCCATTCACGGGCCTTTTCATAGGCACTCAGCACGGTTTCGATGGTGTGCGGGTGTTCTTTGGCATAGGTGTCGGTGACGCTGATCACGCCGTAGCTGTTGAAGTGGGTGTTGCGATACAGCAGGCGCGAACCGGCCTGGACTTCACTGGCTGCCATGTGCGGATCAAGGCCGGCCCAGGCGTCCACGTCACCTTTCTCCAGCGCGGTGCGACCGTCCGGGTGCTGCAAGTGCACCAGTTCGACATCGTCCTTGGTCAGGCCAGCCTGTTGCAGGCTGCGCAAGGTGAACAGGTATGGATCAGTGCCTTTGGTCGCGGCGATTTTCTTGCCTTTGAGGTCGGCCACGGTTTTGTAAGGGGAATCCTTGCGCACCACCAACGCGGTCCATTCGGCGCGGCTG
This genomic window contains:
- a CDS encoding aliphatic sulfonate ABC transporter substrate-binding protein, which codes for MKPTFRFPNLRYLLSACALALSLQPVAQAAETPPAEVHLDYAYYSPVSLVLKHFGFLEQALPQTKVSWVLSQGSNRSLEYLNSGGVDFASSASLAAVLSRANGSPIKSVYVYSRAEWTALVVRKDSPYKTVADLKGKKIAATKGTDPYLFTLRSLQQAGLTKDDVELVHLQHPDGRTALEKGDVDAWAGLDPHMAASEVQAGSRLLYRNTHFNSYGVISVTDTYAKEHPHTIETVLSAYEKAREWAVKNPDELAKLLAAESGLPLEVAKLQLSRTDLSSPQLTAKDVLASKAAAPILVSEELVRRGVNVDQVIDQLLDTGSRQTVAHVGAVE
- a CDS encoding ABC transporter permease, with product MTSKSKDLPAPLALPTPRRLSSAWQLRLKGLALPVLIILLLELVVRIGWLPSYQMPAPSEVALTLGDLAEGALWKHISASLLRVLLGFAIGASLALVFAAWVGLSREAEAYLEPTFAGLRSIPSLAWVPLLLLWLGIDETSKIVLIAIGAFFPVYLNGVAAIRDIDRKLVEVGQMYGFSRRRLVRRILLPAALPGLFTGLRSGMSLAWMFLVAAELIAATKGLGYLLSDGRETSRPDIVLAAIIVLALLGKLSDGILAALEKRFLAWRDTFNGQSAED